In Pyramidobacter piscolens W5455, a genomic segment contains:
- a CDS encoding RraA family protein — MEWTPELVKRFMSTDPATYGHFPGVSFMMPRIKPVSRSMKMIGPAYTARILGKDSCAMYKAIQEAPGGSVLVIDRAGDEVFAYVGEMVARNARALGLAGIVIDGLATDSVWIDRMGFPVFCAGISVATTNVWGLSGQYDIPVNCGGAVVHPGDIVFGDADGVIVMPPDNSEAYLAKAEAATVREAKMREDFADGKISLRSVDPLIEANMEQIVADIRSGTKKM; from the coding sequence ATGGAATGGACGCCAGAACTGGTAAAGCGCTTTATGAGCACCGATCCGGCAACTTACGGACATTTTCCCGGCGTCAGCTTCATGATGCCACGCATCAAACCGGTCAGCCGTTCGATGAAAATGATCGGCCCCGCTTACACAGCGCGCATCCTCGGCAAGGATTCCTGCGCCATGTATAAGGCCATTCAAGAGGCTCCCGGAGGCTCTGTGCTGGTCATTGACCGTGCCGGCGACGAGGTCTTTGCCTATGTCGGAGAGATGGTGGCGCGCAACGCTCGGGCTCTCGGTCTGGCAGGGATCGTCATCGACGGCCTGGCGACCGATTCGGTCTGGATCGACCGTATGGGGTTCCCCGTGTTCTGCGCCGGTATCTCGGTAGCGACGACCAACGTATGGGGGCTTTCGGGGCAGTACGACATTCCCGTCAACTGTGGCGGCGCTGTCGTGCATCCCGGCGATATCGTTTTTGGCGACGCCGACGGCGTGATCGTGATGCCTCCCGATAACTCCGAAGCGTACTTGGCCAAAGCCGAAGCGGCGACGGTACGAGAAGCAAAGATGCGTGAGGATTTTGCCGATGGAAAAATTTCGCTGCGCAGCGTCGATCCTCTTATTGAGGCGAACATGGAACAGATTGTCGCCGATATTCGTTCCGGCACGAAGAAAATGTAG
- a CDS encoding ABC transporter permease, with protein sequence MSDFEKKTAVFENPAEREEISISSRGQLKDICKRFLKNRAAVLGLVIIVILVVCALFPGQISGFDYARPNLRMRYLPLSAEHWMGTDELGRDIFTRVIWGCRTSLTIGLSSVVIACVIGTTVGCVAGFYGGWLDNVLMRCIDVLLAVPNLLLGISIVAALGNSIPNLILAIGLGLMSSFARVTRSAVITVRGEQYIEAARSTGASNLRIIWKYVLPNAMAPIIVQVSMGIATAILTISGLSFIGLGVPAPTPEWGGMLSTGRQFIRDHWNLITFPGVAIMITVFAFNLFGDGLRDALDPRLKS encoded by the coding sequence ATGTCTGATTTCGAGAAAAAAACAGCGGTGTTTGAAAATCCCGCCGAACGCGAAGAAATTTCCATCAGCAGCCGCGGACAGCTGAAAGACATTTGCAAACGATTCCTGAAGAATCGAGCCGCTGTGCTCGGGCTGGTCATCATCGTCATCCTCGTCGTCTGCGCGTTGTTTCCCGGTCAGATCAGCGGATTCGATTATGCCCGCCCCAATCTTCGCATGCGTTATCTGCCGCTGTCGGCGGAGCACTGGATGGGGACCGACGAGCTGGGGCGCGATATCTTTACCCGCGTGATCTGGGGCTGCCGCACGTCTCTAACGATTGGATTGAGCTCGGTTGTGATCGCCTGTGTCATTGGCACGACGGTGGGCTGTGTGGCTGGATTTTACGGCGGTTGGCTTGACAACGTGCTGATGCGCTGTATCGATGTGCTGCTGGCGGTTCCCAACTTGCTGCTGGGCATCTCTATCGTGGCCGCGTTGGGGAACAGCATTCCCAACCTGATCCTAGCCATCGGTCTTGGGCTGATGTCGAGTTTTGCGCGCGTCACCCGCTCGGCCGTGATCACGGTACGCGGCGAGCAGTATATCGAAGCGGCCCGTTCCACGGGGGCCTCGAATTTGCGCATCATCTGGAAATATGTGCTGCCGAACGCCATGGCGCCGATCATCGTCCAGGTGTCCATGGGCATCGCGACGGCGATTCTAACCATTTCCGGTCTGAGCTTCATCGGTTTGGGAGTGCCGGCGCCGACGCCCGAGTGGGGCGGCATGCTTTCCACCGGCCGTCAGTTCATCCGCGACCACTGGAACCTGATCACGTTCCCCGGAGTGGCCATCATGATCACGGTGTTCGCCTTCAACCTGTTCGGCGACGGTCTGCGCGACGCGCTGGATCCCCGTTTGAAATCCTGA
- a CDS encoding carbon-nitrogen hydrolase family protein, giving the protein MRKYLMAVIQMDTRDNKDANLKAACDFIDEAASKGAKFVSFPEVFNVIDEGQEAPELVPEGRTISLMAEKARRHNLWIHCGSIAEVNPEGDRKFNTTAVLNPQGRMVAKYRKLHTFDITLPDGSVAEESARIKPGREMVTADTEMGCLGLSICYDIRFPELYRYLALHGAQILFAPANFRMATGKDHWEAILRARAIENTCYVVAAGQYGKKHGTSDSFGNSMIIDPWGTVVARASEGAGLAVGEIDLDYLDKVRSHLPSLKNRRADVYDTVRK; this is encoded by the coding sequence ATGAGAAAATACCTGATGGCCGTGATTCAAATGGATACGCGCGACAATAAAGACGCCAATCTGAAGGCTGCCTGTGACTTTATCGACGAGGCGGCGTCCAAAGGCGCGAAGTTTGTCTCTTTCCCGGAAGTTTTCAATGTAATTGACGAGGGGCAGGAAGCGCCTGAACTTGTTCCCGAAGGACGGACAATTTCCCTGATGGCTGAAAAAGCCCGCCGGCATAATCTCTGGATCCATTGCGGCAGCATCGCCGAAGTGAACCCGGAGGGTGACCGCAAGTTCAACACGACCGCGGTATTGAATCCCCAAGGCAGAATGGTTGCCAAATACCGCAAGCTTCACACGTTCGACATCACCCTTCCCGATGGCAGCGTGGCTGAGGAATCGGCCCGCATCAAACCCGGCCGGGAGATGGTGACGGCTGACACGGAAATGGGTTGTCTCGGGCTGTCGATCTGCTACGATATCCGTTTCCCCGAGCTGTACCGTTATCTGGCCCTGCACGGCGCGCAAATCCTATTCGCGCCGGCCAACTTCCGCATGGCGACGGGGAAGGATCACTGGGAAGCGATTTTGCGCGCCCGCGCTATCGAGAACACCTGTTACGTGGTGGCGGCCGGGCAATACGGCAAAAAACACGGAACGTCCGATTCTTTCGGCAACAGCATGATCATCGACCCATGGGGAACGGTTGTCGCCCGTGCTTCCGAAGGCGCCGGCCTCGCTGTCGGCGAGATTGACCTCGACTATCTCGACAAGGTGCGCTCTCATTTGCCGTCGTTGAAGAATCGCCGCGCCGACGTGTACGACACGGTCAGGAAGTAG
- a CDS encoding creatininase family protein, which translates to MLLMKEMNFVDYRTEIAKTRAMILPVGAFEVWGPHLPVGADTLVAEEIANRISEKIGWVVGPSVPVGYSESLFAPEGGTVTVRPESLRNYLYDIVDSLAETGVNRFCFVGPHLGNVSVITEIATHLRRTRNVKCCLIDWWRIIQPICRGILKYDGRPAHAHAAEAGTSTFMYLRPDLVKGERLKDVGLVANEYPDIPQFIPFVETYPEAHVGDPTPASAEKGEQIVGKTVDRVVEFLKQWH; encoded by the coding sequence ATGCTGTTGATGAAAGAGATGAACTTTGTTGATTACCGTACCGAGATTGCCAAGACTCGCGCGATGATCCTCCCCGTCGGTGCGTTCGAAGTCTGGGGACCGCACCTTCCCGTCGGCGCTGATACGTTGGTGGCTGAAGAGATCGCCAATCGTATTTCCGAAAAGATTGGCTGGGTCGTCGGCCCTTCGGTTCCCGTTGGCTATTCGGAGAGTCTTTTTGCGCCTGAAGGCGGTACTGTTACGGTTCGTCCCGAATCGCTGCGCAATTATCTTTATGACATTGTCGATAGCCTTGCGGAAACGGGAGTGAACCGTTTCTGCTTTGTCGGTCCCCATCTGGGCAACGTGTCTGTCATTACCGAGATTGCCACACATCTGCGCCGTACCAGGAACGTGAAGTGCTGCCTGATCGACTGGTGGCGGATCATCCAGCCCATTTGCAGGGGGATTCTCAAGTATGACGGCCGTCCTGCCCATGCCCATGCCGCTGAGGCCGGTACCTCCACGTTTATGTATCTGCGTCCCGACTTGGTCAAGGGGGAGCGTCTGAAGGATGTGGGGCTTGTCGCCAACGAATATCCCGATATTCCTCAGTTCATTCCCTTTGTGGAAACGTATCCCGAGGCTCATGTAGGGGATCCCACGCCGGCCAGCGCGGAGAAAGGCGAACAGATCGTCGGCAAAACAGTGGACCGCGTCGTCGAGTTTCTCAAGCAATGGCATTAA
- a CDS encoding ABC transporter ATP-binding protein — translation MSENDKNLLEVRDLTIHYFVDKTVVKAVNGISFALAQGESLGLVGETGAGKTTTALGIMRLVPNPPGRIVGGSILYKGEDLCKKSEEEMRKIRGHEISMIFQDPMTALNPVLTVGDQIAEVIGLHRKITRKEALRKAMEMMEMVGIEGGRCHEYPHQFSGGMQQRIVIAIALACNPSLLLADEPTTALDVTIQEQVLHLIETLKKRFGTSLVLITHDLGVVAEVCDRVGIVYAGNIVEYGTLEHIYNHTSHPYTQGLFGSIPNFDKKVRRLKPIAGLMPDPANLPDGCVFAERCPGGQESCRHGVIPNVEIAPGHFVRCLNFAGRGE, via the coding sequence ATGAGTGAAAACGACAAGAACCTCCTTGAAGTCAGAGATCTGACGATTCATTATTTCGTCGATAAAACGGTGGTCAAAGCGGTCAACGGCATCAGTTTTGCCCTGGCGCAGGGAGAATCTCTCGGCCTGGTCGGCGAAACCGGCGCCGGGAAAACCACGACGGCTCTCGGCATTATGCGTTTGGTCCCCAATCCTCCCGGACGTATCGTCGGCGGCTCTATCCTCTACAAAGGGGAGGATCTCTGCAAGAAATCCGAAGAGGAGATGCGCAAGATCCGCGGTCACGAGATCTCCATGATCTTTCAGGATCCGATGACGGCGCTGAACCCCGTACTGACCGTCGGCGACCAGATCGCCGAGGTCATCGGCCTGCACCGGAAGATCACCAGGAAGGAAGCGCTGCGCAAGGCCATGGAAATGATGGAAATGGTCGGCATCGAGGGCGGACGCTGCCACGAATATCCCCATCAGTTTTCCGGCGGCATGCAGCAGCGCATTGTCATCGCCATTGCGCTGGCCTGCAATCCTTCGCTGCTGCTGGCCGACGAGCCGACGACGGCGCTGGATGTGACGATCCAGGAACAGGTGCTGCACCTCATCGAAACGCTCAAGAAGCGTTTCGGCACGTCGTTGGTGCTGATCACCCATGATCTTGGCGTTGTGGCCGAAGTCTGCGATCGAGTGGGCATTGTCTACGCCGGAAACATCGTGGAGTACGGCACGCTGGAGCATATCTACAACCATACGTCGCATCCCTATACGCAGGGACTGTTCGGCTCGATCCCCAACTTCGACAAAAAAGTTCGCCGCCTCAAACCGATCGCCGGTCTGATGCCCGACCCGGCCAACCTGCCCGACGGATGCGTATTCGCCGAGCGTTGTCCAGGGGGGCAGGAGTCTTGCCGTCACGGCGTCATTCCAAATGTGGAAATTGCGCCCGGCCATTTTGTACGCTGCCTGAACTTTGCGGGCAGAGGGGAGTAG
- a CDS encoding ABC transporter substrate-binding protein, which produces MRKLFVMVLCAVSLMGVCAMSAPAAFKDTITMVNELEPDTLDPRRGNGISNNIVMTLIYDSLVDLDREGKEIPRLATSWEFIDRTHLRMHLRRGVVFSNGYPLTAEDVLFSLARTKDDSTSYSTMIWYDEKNSRAEDPYTVVLSMHQPYAPVFNVLASGRCWIGCKKAMEEMGEKDYARAPVGSGAYKLVKWTNGASMLFERNEKYWGTPAKTKKVLLKFVPEPASRVIELETGAADFAFYINGSDIDRVNAIDGCHVESGRSEKYYLITMAMNHPILSNQKVRHALSYAIDIPALADAAFDGHAHAMTGVYPSIVEGWKDMGGWEYNPEKAKQLLAEAGYPNGFDVELHLLPEALYQQMGEIVQAYWAAVGVNAHIEQSALATREAQGPWEASIRTATANEISNILIIYEKEFGSRLAPNDVKLDGMLKKLKTLYDREERKVLLGEIQDYLYEKRYSIPFAEADTIFGVSDKVKNFVMPTTIFRVNVKDWEVEE; this is translated from the coding sequence ATGAGAAAGCTTTTTGTAATGGTTCTGTGCGCTGTGTCTCTGATGGGTGTGTGTGCCATGTCTGCCCCCGCGGCTTTCAAGGACACGATCACGATGGTGAATGAACTGGAGCCGGACACGCTGGACCCTCGGCGCGGCAACGGCATTTCCAACAACATCGTCATGACGCTGATCTACGATTCGCTGGTGGATCTTGACCGCGAGGGCAAGGAGATTCCCCGTCTGGCGACGAGCTGGGAATTCATCGACAGGACGCACCTGAGGATGCATCTGCGCCGCGGCGTGGTGTTTTCCAACGGATACCCGCTGACTGCCGAGGACGTCCTCTTCAGCCTGGCGCGCACCAAGGACGATTCCACCTCCTATTCGACGATGATCTGGTACGATGAAAAGAACTCCCGGGCCGAAGATCCCTACACGGTGGTCCTGTCCATGCACCAGCCTTACGCTCCCGTGTTCAACGTGCTGGCCAGCGGACGTTGCTGGATCGGCTGCAAGAAGGCCATGGAGGAAATGGGCGAAAAGGATTATGCCCGCGCTCCTGTCGGTTCCGGCGCTTACAAGCTGGTCAAGTGGACCAACGGCGCCAGCATGCTCTTCGAACGCAACGAAAAGTATTGGGGCACTCCCGCCAAAACGAAGAAAGTCCTGCTCAAGTTCGTTCCCGAACCCGCTTCTCGCGTGATTGAGCTGGAGACCGGCGCCGCCGACTTCGCGTTTTACATCAACGGGTCTGACATCGATCGCGTCAATGCGATTGACGGCTGCCACGTCGAATCGGGGCGCTCCGAAAAGTATTATCTGATCACGATGGCCATGAACCACCCGATTCTGTCGAACCAGAAAGTCCGTCATGCTCTGTCCTACGCCATTGACATTCCCGCTTTGGCCGACGCGGCCTTCGACGGTCACGCCCATGCCATGACAGGCGTATATCCCTCCATCGTCGAGGGCTGGAAAGATATGGGCGGTTGGGAATACAACCCGGAGAAAGCCAAGCAGCTTCTGGCCGAGGCCGGCTATCCCAACGGCTTCGACGTCGAGCTGCACCTTCTGCCTGAAGCTCTGTATCAGCAGATGGGGGAGATTGTTCAGGCGTACTGGGCAGCCGTGGGCGTGAACGCTCACATCGAACAGAGCGCCCTGGCGACCCGTGAGGCGCAGGGGCCATGGGAGGCCTCGATCCGTACGGCGACGGCCAACGAGATCTCCAATATTCTCATCATTTACGAGAAAGAATTCGGTTCGCGCCTGGCTCCCAACGACGTGAAACTTGACGGCATGCTTAAGAAGTTGAAGACGTTGTACGATCGGGAGGAACGGAAGGTCCTGCTCGGCGAGATTCAGGATTACCTCTATGAGAAACGCTATTCCATTCCCTTTGCCGAAGCCGACACGATCTTCGGCGTCAGCGACAAGGTCAAGAACTTCGTCATGCCTACGACGATATTCCGTGTCAACGTCAAGGACTGGGAGGTCGAAGAGTAG
- a CDS encoding ABC transporter permease, translating into MLKFIGKRILMMVPVMLGVVLLVFSMMYFSPGKPEDYILGDMATVEDKAKFRAENGLNDPFIIQYFNYIRKALTGDLGISYTTKQPVVTEIMSRFPTTFQLAFFSTLIAVALGIVTGIISAVKQYTIWDNICRVLAMIGVSMPNFWQGLLLIILFSVVLRWFPSSGFSSWKHVVLPALTIGTSSAASVMRMTRSSMLEAIRQDYVRTARSKGQSEVKVVWHHAFRNAIIPVMTVVGVNFGKMLGGAAISEVVFAIPGLGNLIIGAIRVKNAPLVQGGIMFIALAMSIVNLVIDVLYAYVDPRIRSQYLKPRRSRLGRKSAKEGA; encoded by the coding sequence ATGCTTAAATTCATCGGCAAACGCATCCTGATGATGGTCCCGGTCATGCTGGGCGTCGTTCTGCTGGTCTTCAGCATGATGTACTTTTCTCCCGGAAAGCCTGAGGATTACATCCTCGGTGACATGGCGACCGTAGAGGACAAGGCAAAATTCCGGGCTGAAAACGGCTTGAACGATCCATTCATCATCCAGTATTTCAACTACATCAGGAAGGCCCTGACGGGGGATCTGGGCATTTCCTACACGACGAAGCAGCCTGTGGTCACCGAGATCATGAGCCGCTTCCCGACCACATTTCAGCTGGCTTTTTTCAGCACGTTGATCGCGGTGGCTCTGGGAATCGTCACCGGCATTATTTCGGCGGTCAAACAGTATACTATATGGGATAACATTTGCCGCGTATTGGCCATGATCGGCGTGTCCATGCCGAACTTCTGGCAGGGATTGCTGCTGATCATTCTCTTTTCGGTTGTTCTGAGGTGGTTCCCGTCGTCAGGATTCAGCAGCTGGAAACACGTGGTGCTCCCGGCGCTGACCATTGGCACTTCCTCGGCGGCCTCAGTGATGCGCATGACCCGTTCCAGCATGTTGGAGGCCATTCGTCAGGATTATGTGCGCACGGCTCGTTCCAAGGGACAGTCCGAAGTGAAAGTCGTTTGGCACCATGCTTTCCGCAACGCGATCATCCCCGTCATGACGGTGGTGGGCGTCAACTTCGGCAAGATGTTGGGCGGAGCGGCGATCAGCGAGGTTGTGTTCGCCATCCCCGGGCTAGGAAACTTGATCATCGGCGCCATCAGGGTGAAGAACGCGCCGCTGGTTCAGGGAGGCATTATGTTCATCGCTTTGGCCATGTCAATCGTCAATCTGGTCATCGACGTGCTTTACGCCTACGTGGATCCGCGCATTCGTTCGCAATATCTGAAGCCGCGGCGGTCGCGTCTTGGCAGGAAATCAGCAAAGGAGGGAGCGTAG